GTTAGAAGTTAGAACTATACCATTCTCATTCTTGATAAGTTTGCTGGTGCTATAACATTTAGCACTTGCAGTTTATAATTGTGAAGGTTTCTCCAAATTTTCTATATAACTCTTGCTATCCTAATCTGTATGGCACTTTCCATTTTGGAATATCCAAATTTTTTCACGCGATTGCAAAATAATAGTAACAACTTTCAAGAATTTAAATTCATTTTATTATTCAAATTTAAACTTTGATGAGATGCTTTCTCAATCAACTATTTTCCAATAACAATTTTAATATTCTTTTCCACTGTTATTATTGTGATAAACTAGTTAGCTTAaagtcttaattttttttttatgaaatcaAATAGTGTCACACGAGGTGGAAGCAATATGATTTTAGGTTTTTCCTCTAGGTAAATATGTCCTTTCATTAAGCAAACCCATTGATGGATCATTCTAATAAAAATGTATTGTTTCATTAAGTGACCAATACACGTTTCGACTAAGCATGATGCCACCAAAGCTACTAAATGTCTGGTTGTTGACCTTTTATGATTTCTCTGACTTTTGTTGTTGAACTTCCGTTTTCCCTCTTGGTAAGTATGAGATGTGTTTGCAAACTATATAAAAGAAAATCAGAAGTTTTAATTTGCCTGGCTAGCATTGCGAAAGATCATATGATTTTGTGTTCACTTATCACTAAATTTGTGATGGATTACTCATCTAGCATAATTTGCAGTCCATTATCCGTTTCGATTCCTAGAGTATGTAAAGTGTTGAAGTGGTAGATAAAAATGCTCGTCTCCAACTCCATCTTCATTAAGCCCCAGCTGTTCCAAAAGAGATgaggagagagagaaagagagagagagcgagCACGAcaagcaaaaaagaaaagaaaaacaagaaaaaaaaaagaaaagaaaagaagaaaaaaaaatgtggttGCTTTTATGTCTGTGTTCTGAAAATTATGGATATAAGCTTATGTACTTTAAGCAGTAATATGATAATATGCAATTTTTGCCTGCTTAACCATATTTCCCTTGGTGATGTGTGTGTTCCCAACACCTGTCGTTTGACTACTCTATGCTTGACAGGCTTCACGAACCCTGGTGAAGAGATCTGTTTCTACAACTCGTAGGTCATCTTTGCCATTGACAAATAAGGCAGCAGTTCAAGAATTACCTCGAAGGCCGAGTCTCAGTTTCCTTGACTGCATTAAGTCTCCTGATGTTTCTGTTAATGCCCCTCGAATTGACAAGATGCTTGAGTTTCCATTAGCTTCATATGAAGATCCTTTCCATCCTATACGCCGAACATCATCAAACTCTGCGCAAGGTTCCTCTGGCTCACCACAAGCCGAATATTCAGTTATGAAAGACAAATGTACCATACAGATTCCTGACAGTAAATTTGATCGACTGAGTGCAAATGATGCTTGGCAAGGGTTTGAAGGCCCCATGGTGCATGTGGATAGAGAGGACATAACTGATTCTTCTGATCAAAATGCTACTGCTGGTGCATCCAGCCGAACCTCATCTGACACAAGACGCCGTCGTTTTAACATGTCATCTTATAAGCAACGGGCCGAAGCCCTGGAGGGATTACTTGAGTTCAGTGCTAGACTCTTGCAAGAAGACAGATTCGATGAACTTGGTGTATTATTGAAGCCATTTGGACCCGAAAAAGTTTCTCCGAGGGAAACTGCTATTTGGTTGACCAAGAGCATCAAAGAAAATGCTCCTAAGCAGGAAGATTAGTTCTAAGGACATTCAATGTGTATAAAGTAGTCTTTGCTGTAATATTTTCTGTAGGTGCCCAGATTTTGCTACGTAGAGGCATAGTCATAAGCTGAAATGGTAATTCATAGCTAGGATCTCCTGTTATCCTTACCCCTTCCATATTTAGCAAATTCATGCGGTACTGAAAGGATACTGTGGATGAGAAAACAGGTTCCGTTAATCCACTAGAAATATTACTTATTCGGATGGGAAGTCCCAATGTTAGCATCTATTTTCTCCCAATTAGAGAGTGCTTGTTATGCTTGCCTCTTTTATTTTTGGGTTCCTTTATTCAACTTGAGAGACAAGCTAAAGAATGTCAGCCTCAGTTTTCATCAGAAGTTGGAGTGTTGCCCCAATTTTTTGGTGTCAGGTTGCGCTTCTCTTTGTGCACTTGGATGCTCTAATAACAGAGATACTTTAAGGAAAATGGAGTTTGACCGGACAAGATGGAACCAGTACATACTCAAAGGAGGCTGATGTAAATGGCTGAGAGAGAGCAATAAGTAGCTATGAATCTCATGTGCTAGCCACTCTTACCATGTAGGCAGTGAGAGATATTCCACAGGTCAAATGGTAGACACTATGCTGGTAGAATCAACCTTGACATGCTTGATGGGCTTTGCTTGTTTGTAAAGCTTGAGTAACCAGGCTTCATGGCTTTCTGGGACATTGTGTCTCCTGCTGTGGGTAGGTGTTTCTTCCCTGCTAGCGTCTGGTATGCCTGTTATCCCATCCATCGATGGTGTGCgcttgctttttctttttatgctCCAATTGGGTCGTTGTCTTGGTTCACTATGTGATCTAGCTTTTGCTCTTGGGGATTCTGTGTTGGACATGTATGTTAGGGCTAAAGCAGCGCTAGAAAATATGGAGTTCGGATTTTCTGAGTGTGTGATGGAAAGTGGGGTTTTGGAAGATATGGTCGTTGACACATTAGAGCAATCTTCAAAATCTTTTTTTGGCATCTTGAAGGAGAAATCTTCTATATGCCTTTCATAACTTATTGTGCTTGCATCACTCAGTGTAGAGGGACTTGGACATGTCTGGAGTACTTGATTACTCCTTGACACTGAAAGACGATGAGATTCAAAGGTGCTCAATCTATTTTCCATTCTTGGAGATTTATCTTTCGTGCCAATTTTCTTCTGaactctccctttttcttgaatgctaacatccatattttcctgCCATTTAAAGTCTTGTCATTTCCCTTATATTGGTACACTCAAAATTCTGCTTAGGAGAAGATGAGACTTACAATGCTACAGACTCTGGTAAGCTGATTGTTCTCGGATGATACTTTCTGACTCTTTCTTGTTGGGGTATGTGCTTCTTCAGACATCTGAACTCTTTGAACGCGAGCCCTTAGTTGAATGACCATAAGAGAGTGCATGCGCTTGACCGTTGCTGCTGTCTGTTTCCTCACTAGGTGACCTCTTACCAGTGCCTGTAATCTAACTAGGCTTCTTAGGGCCCGCAACGCTTTCCTAGCCTGCATAAACATCAGTTATTCTTTCAAGCCGTCTTTCTCCATTTAGCTGTTGACATTATTTGTTTCATAAATGAGCACAATATCATCCTACATAGTTTAGCTGTGCATGTTTGTTGACCTTAAGGCTTAAGGAGAGGACAAGGTCACTTGGGAAGTACAAAATTATGAGGATCAAATGAAACCAAACATGGATCGACTTAGGTTTGAAAATAAACAAGAATAGATTCAAAGTGTGAGTTGTTACCAAATAAGAACGAAAAACAGCTTGGATTTTGGTGGCTGCTGCATCCTTAACACATCTGGTAATGTATGTCTTTGGTTCTGTAGCTTCTTTTGCTGTTAGGGTTGCTTTGATGTGTTTCTCCAGAATGTCAAACTCTAGCATTGAGCCTTGTGTGTTAAGTTTGTGAGTAGAAGTCAAGTCAAAAGACCTAGCACTCTTATGGTTATTTCTCTCCATGCTTGATGATTTCTTGAAACTCCATCTCCTTCTCACTTTTGGAGTAGATGGGCAACTTGCAGTTGGGGTTACCATATATTCTGttggtttttcttctttgttttccCTTTCCTCCTTTTTCCCCATCATCATCAGAAAGTTCCTGATCCATTTGCTTGCCTTTCCCATTCCTGATGTACCTTTCAATCTCTTTCACTCAATAGTGTGTAAGAAGTATTTTCACAGGATTTTGGGTGAATGTTAGAGAGAATTTGTCTCATTTCAATGTGGTTGAGTACACTCATATAATGAGCTCAAGGCCTGCATTGTTTCTTGGCATTGTTATTTCATTGACTTCAAAAAAGAAATATTCAATTGGCTTAGGTGGTGCAACTCTTATATTATTCATTTTCACTGTATTTGGTTTGTCAAAGGCCTGCAAATGAGCCCTCTTGTCTTGCCATTTGCAAGTTGCAACTAAGGTGAGACTTGGACAACATACTAGTGTTTAAGGTTTCTCAACTAAACACTTCTTTTGTTTTTAGTCATATCTGCATGCACACCTCAATAACATCCCATTTATAGTCTTTTCTAAAGAAGTAAAGTTGGCTATTCCTAGACCCAAAATTATTCTAACGTGCTTAATCTTTCACTTTTAATTACCCAACGCTTTGAATTAACATAAAACAACAATACTTCCAATTTTCTCAAATTTATGTGGCTAAGGCTTGTATAAGTGATTCGAAAAGGTTAATTTGACTTGAATTTGCAATTAAACTGTAAATTATTTAGGGGCATGCACCTAAATTTGTCTTTGAGAGGGTTTTCACGATTACACCACAGTCAATATAGCTAATCGGAAAGTTTACTGAAGTAAATTTTTTATAGGACTCCCGTGGCTAATCTTCACGAAGAAAGGAGGGCAAATACAGATCAACCAaaatttttattttcttcttagAAAAGGGAATGAATATTACCCGCAAGGGTGGTTAAGTTTGTTGAGCAtgaggctttcataatggaggtgtCAGATTCGAAATTCCCTGCCTACGACAACAggagatttgccttctgggtcgagctcgtcgcacgggacttgtctagtgcgggttatctctcttATGTGGTTTGCGAGTTATTGCATAGGAGCTGGATTTACCTTGTACGCACTCGAAGGGTAGTGGCTGCGGGTTCCTATGTCATAAAAAAAGGGGAATgaatattttttcaatttttcgtTTTCTTTCAAGGTTTTATCGACAAAAGAACAAATaataattacaaaaaaaaaaaaaactgaaaatctTTTTATGCGTCTTATATTTATCGTACATCTATCTTTTTCCGTTTAGCTTTCTTGTTTGTTTGGTGTGCAAATGTGTAGTGTTAACCATAATTCCACTTGGAAGTGAACGAGTTATTTGATGAGGCTACCTTAGATGATTGTACATGAAGAAACTAGATGGATTAGAGAGGATTTACATGATAGAATAATCCCAAAAAGACAAATCAGAAGCACtgaaagagaaaaccaaaacatATGCCAGCTCATAGACAATAGGATTTTCCTTTGTTTAATATTTATTTTCTAGAAATAAGAGAAAAAAGGTTACTTCTTCAACCAAGCAATTTATATTTTACGAGTTAAGTTTTATGGATTGATGGTGTGAAGAATATTTACGCAATCAGGTCAACTATTAGATAATTATATGTTTCTGTTAAATATTAATTAGTAATATGTTAAAATTGGTAATTATCTTAATATctatcacgccccgaaccatggcttgagcgtaacacgacactcggtgtcttgctgcatgtgaccgagcaaatcACATGACTTgttgaatcaacatggggcatgaactgatgcggaaCATAATATAAACATACACGGTGTGAGTAAAACATGAGATTAAATAATCATAAGTTCTGAAAATactattatatcatgaatgcaGAAATATAGTAGTGTAGCCaacgaggctaactcaactgaacatctgacatgacataactgactagtctttGAAACCTCTAttaaactgtttaccgggacaagcCTCCCCGCAcaccttaactgcataactgacatgaaataaataaagataacaccccgaatgagatggggctcaccattAGCTGATACGAGCAATAGTCCTAACGAGCAGATTCGCCGTCCTGCAAATCAATGcggcatcgtgaaatgcaggctcccAGGCAAGAAAATGGGACGTTAATactttgaattgtactggtatgtaaaacaactgaatgaaataaacatgacacatgaaataatataattgaaactgaaactgtaagctggacatgaacatgagcatcatctgacatgaataaatttataacatgagtaaaaacattttaagtacatatgtatatctatatCTTGTGGGAGAGCcgtagtataaccgacaacatggaaTCACcatgtgggtacgtggagtctggtacctggccCAACCAATAGAGCAGCCccacaccttgccagggtatgagaCATAAGCATGAAATAAAAGGATCTAATTCAATTGTCTGAAGGTGTCGTCCTAATCTGGGCGGATCGACCCTTcccctacgttggcatacgtagtttcaggctgtctgaGCTTTCTCGGTAAACCTATgctactcccaaaaacatgaacatggatataggtGGCATCCGAGCCCATGATTTGTATAACATAACTTGTAAGTATGCCTTATAGACATGATTCGTaaacatgacttgtaaatatgAGTCGTGAGTATAATATAGCATgaatataagtatatagtataacttgtatgaaagcATGGAAAACATgtagattttcatgaaaataagcataatagttcatatattgcatttaagaacccatggaatgcaaaacaTGGGTATTCATGGATTACAgaaggattcccaataaccaaaatggaatatcaagaatacaataacgaattattAATACGAACATGATATGTCATGGTACATGTAACTTAAGGTCATTATGAATTAGAGTAGAAACCCTAGGTTTGTGGAACTTCGTATTTTCATGGATGAACGTagagtggggaagaacaatgatgttcccacacgtggatagaaaccctacataccttagttgcttcaaaacttgaagaaaaagtCTGAACTTTTGAAGAAGAACCCCAAGAA
The sequence above is a segment of the Lycium barbarum isolate Lr01 chromosome 6, ASM1917538v2, whole genome shotgun sequence genome. Coding sequences within it:
- the LOC132644343 gene encoding protein IQ-DOMAIN 19-like; protein product: MGKASKWIRNFLMMMGKKEERENKEEKPTEYMVTPTASCPSTPKVRRRWSFKKSSSMERNNHKSARSFDLTSTHKLNTQGSMLEFDILEKHIKATLTAKEATEPKTYITRCVKDAAATKIQAVFRSYLARKALRALRSLVRLQALVRGHLVRKQTAATVKRMHSLMVIQLRARVQRVQMSEEAHTPTRKSQKVSSENNQLTRENMDVSIQEKGRVQKKIGTKDKSPRMENRLSTFESHRLSVSRSNQVLQTCPSPSTLSDASTISYERHIEDFSFKMPKKDFEDCSNVSTTISSKTPLSITHSENPNSIFSSAALALTYMSNTESPRAKARSHSEPRQRPNWSIKRKSKRTPSMDGITGIPDASREETPTHSRRHNVPESHEAWLLKLYKQAKPIKHVKVDSTSIVSTI